The Sparus aurata chromosome 10, fSpaAur1.1, whole genome shotgun sequence genome includes the window CAGTGGTGCTTTTATGTTATCTAAAGCTCACGTTTAATTCATTAGCAATTTTATATTTAATACATTAGCAAGTTTtataattaatataaaaaagGTTGAATACATTTAGATATTAAACAGCTCATCTAGCTTGAAGGCTAGCTGGCTAATCATGTACAATGTGGTTAGGGTTGGATCTTCTGCTGGTCTTGGGTTACCGTCCAGGCACAACCGGACAGGACTTCATCTGAGGTGTTCTtgacaataaaatgtttcttcagTCTTCTGAATTTAGGAGGCACGAGGGAGAGGATGTACGAGAGCCAGGTGTCGATGGAGCTCGGGCAGAACGGAGCCTTGAAACACCAGGtacctttattttctttatgctAACACCACACATGTTGTAAACTCTGACTCTTGGGTGAATTAACTCTTCTTCAGTCTGCAGGTTTGGGCAAAGAGCGTCATGGCGCCACTGTCAGCTTTCACAACATCCACTACAAGGTAACACAAGGAGGAGGGTTCCTGTGTCGGAAGAAGCGTACGACTAAAGACATCCTCATCGACCTGAAGTGAGTGAAAAACCATGAACCCAGTcatcaaacagctgttttaacTAAGCTCTGTGTCTTTTGAATAAGTTGTGTGGTGCAAAGCTAATATCACAGTGCTACATGCTAAACTTCATCTTCATCTACACAAGACTGAAGATGGAAACTAGCTGTTGTGTTCGGGAACGTGCCGCTGCTTTGACAACAAGTTTCTAACGTTAGCTTAAACTCTGATATAGCAATTAGCCATGACGAGTACAGACTGTGTCGTGTAAACAAAGCCCTTAACCCAACAAAATAATGTTGTTTGTTAGCTAATAATTTGCTCCAGTTGGCTTCAGAGGTAACACTTGGTTACTATTTTCAGTagtaggctaacattagcaactaacattaaaacaaaaaaaacatattgtttaATCTGTTCTCTACATTTTTGCTcttgtgtttgtggttttggaAAAGAGATCTAAAGAGACACAACCAAGTTCTTTTTAGAGCAGGACAGAGCTGCTAAAGTTAGCTCAAACTCTGACATagcaatgtttgtgttttgctaACAAACCTGTAGTAACCCCACAAAATTATCCAGTCAGCTTAAAATTAGCTTCAGTTAATACTTGGTTGTTATTATAAATAGTGTTTGTTTGCCCAgtgagctaacattagcagctaTTGTTAAAACAGACAAACCTTTAGTATGCTTGTTAGCTCTGTCGCTAATGGAATCATAACTTCAGacagttcatttaaaagaccgtttctgttttaaaatataaagcAGTTTATACATGGCCATTGGCGATTGgataaaacttgatgtgtgCAACACAGCTAATAAGCTAGGATTCTAGCTTTCTCcattttggttggtttgtcgcTTTCCCAAAGGTCAAACGTGTCATGGGTTGAaatttgtgtgtgaaagttGAACTCATGTAAAGACATTTTCTTGACTTTACTTCGCCCAACGAGCAAACCGACAGAGGCGGCGGTCGACATGTGGggttattgtgtgtttgtttgtctacGTGCCGACAGGAGCCCACCTGGGAGGCAAACGTGACACGATCAAGGCGCACACTgatcaagcacacacacacacacacacacacacacacactcacacactatgTTTGGAGGCGAAGGGAAGGAAATTTGCTTTGTCAAAAAAACTCAGGTTCCCAACTTTCCCTCcgtgccaaacacacacattcagcagctcGTTAGAAAACAATGGCTGTCAGCttaaaccaacaaacagacccAGTGGCAGGATGCTGCGCTGCCTCCAGACCTCTGGAACACCTCTGAGTGAGAAACCTCAGAGTGTTTaattcacagaaaaacacacaccggGTCAAACTTTAGATTTTTCACAGTAAGGATCTAAACATTTCCGGAAGGTGGGAACACGCCGAGATAAGATCCACAGCTTTGTTATATGTTACTACTCCAAATCAGTGagagatgaaaaaacaaatatgtcatagaataaacaatcaagtgaaaaactaaaacatccCAAACTTATTTAAACCAAAACAGCATGTTAGCACTctggtgttagcatttagcataaATACAGCCTTTTAGTCTTGTGTTCACACGGTTGTATTTTTAGCATTTACGTCCTCAAATGTTTGTTATCGTGGCTGTGGATTGACAACTCTTAAAACTGTAAAGTGGATCATCTAGGTGAAGAGTGAACAGACACAGAGGTTATAGCACCTGACTTCAAGTGTTTGATTGCTCTTCGTTATGAAAATGGTTAAAGTCTTTGATTATGTACGATTGTTATGAAAAAGCAATCGGCCAAAGTtcagcgtatgtgtgtgtgtgtttatagtgGGTGGTATCTCTGGTATTTTATTGTTCAGTGTGTAATCATTGACTCAAAAGTGAAGGTTGGgtcagtgtgtgcagcctgttcAGATGCTTTTATACATTGCTTCATTTAGTCTGTTAATGATGTCTGTCCTGACATAAACAtcttataatttatttttacataaatcTTCTCCGAGCGCCTCGAACCTGACACCAGTTTGAAAGCAGCTCCTGTTAATCTGTAATCACGAGGGGACaggaaattaaatatttgttttgagcaTGTAGGTTGAATACAGGAGTGGATGAACCCGGCTGGATACTTGTGTTCTGTACTGAATTGACTTTTGACTCGTCTGTGAATGTTGAACCTCCAAATAATCATTCGGAGCCTCGTGATTTTAAGCTAttacttcaaaaaacacatttattgacatGTAGGTCAGATTGGTTTTGTTTGACTGAAGTTTTGAACCAACTACTCGTACTgtgcacaatgacaataaagttgagtCTAATCTCATCTAATCCAATCTAAAATGGAGACAAAGATTACGACGAGAAGCACTttctcataattatgatgagtaaagacagaaagaggaaaacaaaaagatgcAAAGAACAGAAAGGAGAcaatgaaagaattaaaaagatttttttagtttttccttGTTGCTAATGTTTCTCAAGCTCCCTCGGCACGTTCCCCTGTCCAGggccatgtttgttgtttgtcatgcataatggtaataataataataataataataataataataataataataataataatgatgatgatgatgatgatgatgatgatgacgacgacaacaataattgaaaataaaaaatttgatcacaaaaaaagaattaaaaatatgagacgtaaagaaaaaaatgagatgGAAAGAACGAGTAGgaaggaaagacagaaaggCAGACAACAAGAGTGAAAAGGAAGGcgagacagaaaaagacacggacagtcaagaaaagaaaagcgataggaaggaaaagacagaaagcaAAGAATTGGGAAAGCTAGAAAAGGAAGGATAGAAGGAATGAAAAGACGgaagaacagacagacatggaAACCAgatattatattaaaatattaatgaaaagaaaaagagggtggaaatgttttcattagAAAGCGAAACAGAACTGCAGCGTCATGCTTTCAGTGGTGTTGCAtaaaacctgctgactcatGACAGACGATGTGCAGCTGGGTTTAACTGAATCACTGACAAGAGTCACAAACTAAACTTCCAttgacaaaaacattaaaagcttTTCAGAGCCTTGTGATTTTATATTTGTACCAAAGAATTAGCCAGATTTATGTTGGAtgtaagggaaaaaaaagagacattaaGAAGAACAAAGACCAAGAACAAGAAGCAAGGTTAAGAATGAGAAAGAAGTGACGTAAAGAAAAGAAGcgacaaagcaaaacaaaactgcaGTGTCATGTTCAAGTGTTGAAAATTAATTTGCTGAATAAAGGAGCTGATAGACTGACTCAGCGAAAAAACCAAGAGATGAATCAAACTATTTCAAAACATTTACTCAGTCTGGGAAACCACGACGACAAAGAAACTTTCAGTTCCTCAAAAAATACGACAACGTGGAGCCACGACGTTCACCAACGGTCacctcacagaaacacagaagtgAAACTGCCTCGTCATTACAAACATCTGATCATGAGAGGCGAGATGAATTAGCAATATGTAGactgctagcttagcttagcataaaacaGCCTGGTTCTGTCTCCTCTAAAACATGTTATGCCTGGTGTCACTCTCTATCTGTACAAAACCTGAAGCATAAAAGCGACAGTTTCTGAGTTTaggcttttttcccctcttctgtttttgtacaataataaaaacttgtgtttttggctcgtgtttttattcctttttctgtctctcagtggGACCATGAAGCCCGGACTGAACGCCATCATGGGCGCGACAGGAAGCGGCAAGTCATCGTGAGTGTTACAGAAAGTGATGTTGAGTACTGTGCttttaaaatggaaagaaacCATACTGCTGttatccaagtctccagaagcccagagatcccaaattgacctgaaaagacgttatttgaGACTCTATGGGACCATTTTGTGTTTACTGCTTGATAGTTTTTTAGTAAATAATGACCTGGaatttttgttttggtgtgaacttttccttttaaaGTGGCATATGTCCAGTGAGAAATGGGATTGTCGCACATCTGTTACATATATAAAGCTGTTTTATTAGGTATAGTGATTATGAAGGGCGTTTCAGACCCTGGTCAGGGACAGTCGAAGCCTCTCTATGAATGAAACAACCTGATGTTTGTTGTTCAGGTTCCTGGATGTTTTAGCAGCCAGGAAGGACCCGGCAGGCCTGACAGGAGAAGTTCTGATCGACGGAGCTCCTCAGCCTCCAAACTTTAAGTGTCTGTCTGGATATGTGGTGCAGGTGGGTGAGACGGACaggaacacagacaggaagtcagatatTTACAGGAGCCAACTCTGTGATAGGAGCCAATAGAATGGCTTTGATTCAGCAGAGTTTCCTGGTCGGGGCAGGAAGGGAGTGACCGCAACAATAAGAGCAGCTTCTTCGAGTCGCATAAAGTCACAGCACCAAAAATAACAACTGATATTTAAAGATATCCTCGAAATAAAATGATGGTTTCTTGTCTCCAGGACGACGTGGTGATGGGAACTCTGACGGTCAGAGAGAACTTCACCTTCTCTGCAGCGTTGCGTCTCCCAGCGTCCATCTCTCAGAAGGAGAAAGATCAAAAAGTTGAAAAACTGATCCAGGAGCTGGGACTGGGCCGCGTGGCCGACTCCAAGGTgaggagaaagacagagtgaCAAAATATAATGACTGAAGGAGTCTTTGAATCGAGTCGACTGAGCTAACGAGTGTAAGGAGTTGATGATTCAGTTTGTTATCAGAccgagagagagacaagataaagactaaaaaaataaatgagagTAGAGCAACAAAAAAGGGTTCCTTACCATATCAACCAACAACCAAACCAatcaaccatccaaccaacaatttaaacaaccaacaaaccaactaaccaacaattcaaacaaccaatcaaccaaccaacaactCAACAACCCCATCAATCAACCACCCAACCAACAAATAGACAGgccaaaacatttctgaatggGCAGGGAGAGTAGAGAGGAAGACGAGTTGCAATGATGGTTGGGGAATGTGTTACATCACTGAGGGTCCTGGTAAGTATACAAgtacaaactgtgtgtgtgtgtgttgtaggtgGGCACCCAGCTGATTCGTGGGATCTCCGGCggtgagaggaagaggacgaaCATCGGCATGGAGCTAATAATTGACCCGTCCGTCCTCTTCCTGGACGAACCGACCACAGGGCTCGACGCCAGCACCGCTAActcggtgctgctgctgctcaagaggtacacacacacataaatactgCCATCTTATGTACATTCCTACTATTAGTTTTGATCTTATAGGTTCCTGCTTTCACTATTACCCATGAGCCACAGCTGGCATTGCTGTGGAGAAGCACTTTTCATTAAACAAATTGTCCAAAGTTAAAATCTACACGCCTACTCAGGAGGAATCTTTCATGTTTGTCTTCCTGTTCCTTCAGGATGGCCGACAACGGTCGCACCATCATTCTGTCCATCCACCAGCCTCGATACTCCATCTACCGTCTATTCGACAACCTCACTCTGCTGGTCAACGGCAAACAGGTGCCTCACCACCTGCTTATGAACATACATTCAAAGTGTCTCCATCTTTTctattgtttctgtttcatgttttttccttGATCCTCTCCATCTTACCTCCTTGTCACTTTGTTCTCACTTGTTTTGTCGATCAGGTTTACCACGGTCCGGCTCAGACAGCTCTGGAGTATTTCTCAGACATCGGTAGAAACTTTAAATCACCTTTAATCCAATAATAATGACACAGCCCGACGCAAAGCTGATGTCATGTAATTTTGCTCCTAATTAAATTTCCCAGGATACACCTGTGAGGCCCACAACAACCCCGCTGACTTCTTCCTGGACATTATTAATGGAGACTCAACCGCTGTtgccctcagcagcagcagcgattACGAAGGTCAGATTTGAAAACCAACAGGCATTAAAACAGTTTCCTGCGCTGAGGAGAATGAGTTCAGTTCGGTGGACAATCCTGAATGCCTCCTTCTTCCCTTCCAGATCCAGAGTCTGTTTTGGGGTCCAAACGGGGGATCGAGGACAAGCTGGTAGAGGAATACAGAAACTGCCACTACTACAGACAGACCAAAGCAGAGCTGGGTACGTACAATGACAAGGTCACAGAGTTTATCTCTTCAGTACCTAATCTTCAGAATCTGCTGCAGCAAAATCTCCTCAAGGTGTTTTGAAAGAAAAGCCAGCTGATCATTTACagagtttaaaggaacagtgtgtaacgatttaggTAACTTATAAACTCAAATCAaagtcttcgttcataagtaagtcctcattggtgtacaattacctctgccaacaatctgacttttcctcctgagcgaagaattacctatctgaatatacatggCAAGgccaagctctatggaggctgccatgtctttccggttttaaaaaaactacggactgccgagagggacacaaagcactacgtggtactacgtagtaaggctaaacgtgttcttcgctcagagctagcttgactgcggaactgagagggagctcagtgaaagcgctcgtcactaactAACAtctaactaactacatctttacctcattacttgaatcagcaGAAacactcgacgctgttgggaaagagtccatattttgataatgactttcttgtccgtcagggccaatgtagcttccggaacgtctcgaatgggaggggtgagcaaaggagtgttgcaatttAGAATCTCACAGCTAGATAGCGCTAactacttgatatattacacactgtcccttttaagTTGGTGTTGGGAAACGTCCCGCtctatttaaaggtgcaactcACAGCTGCAGTTTCTGGGCTTAAGCAAACTTTTCAGTCTCTGGTGAAGTCACTGTTCATTAGATTAAAGAAATTTTCTGAAATAAAATtcagactgaggacagaatCCTGTGATGACTTAGGTGAattaatatcaaataaaactcCTTCTGTTTCCCTCAGAGAGGATCATTCAGGGTAAGCCGATAACCACAACTCGTCCCTCCAGGACCATCACCTACAACACCAGCTTCCTGACCCAGTTCAAATGGGTCCTCAAGAGAACGTTCCGCAACCTCATGCTGAACCCGCAGACCTCCGTCGCTCAGGTGGGAACATCGAGCTGATGTCTAAAGTGtaactgtcagaaaaaaaccTTACATTTCAGGGAATATATTcaatgtatgttttattttagctTTGTCCATCACTAAATCCAGGAAGTCTTTCCCAAAATCATGtaacatcaaaatcaaatcaagtaGTTTGAATGTAATTGGAGCAGCAGCTAGTGGCCATAAAAGGAACTGCAACTTCAGAAATTTCAAGCATTTTGA containing:
- the LOC115590621 gene encoding ATP-binding cassette sub-family G member 2-like, with protein sequence MYESQVSMELGQNGALKHQSAGLGKERHGATVSFHNIHYKVTQGGGFLCRKKRTTKDILIDLNGTMKPGLNAIMGATGSGKSSFLDVLAARKDPAGLTGEVLIDGAPQPPNFKCLSGYVVQDDVVMGTLTVRENFTFSAALRLPASISQKEKDQKVEKLIQELGLGRVADSKVGTQLIRGISGGERKRTNIGMELIIDPSVLFLDEPTTGLDASTANSVLLLLKRMADNGRTIILSIHQPRYSIYRLFDNLTLLVNGKQVYHGPAQTALEYFSDIGYTCEAHNNPADFFLDIINGDSTAVALSSSSDYEDPESVLGSKRGIEDKLVEEYRNCHYYRQTKAELERIIQGKPITTTRPSRTITYNTSFLTQFKWVLKRTFRNLMLNPQTSVAQVAVTLFLALVVGAIFFDVQLDGSGQQNRFGALFFITVNQCFSSMSSAELFITERKLFIHEYISGYYRVSVYFLSKILSDIITLRTIPALVFSCVAYFMIGLKPTAEAFFFFMFTVTLVAYTATSMALAISADQTVVAIATIFMTIACVFMMIFAGLLVNLPSVASWLAWLKYLSIPRYGISALLANEFTGLDFCTGNVTTRVSGCTGEDFLEVQGVDYSTWGLWQNHMALGIMTICFLTIAYLKLRFIRKFT